CCTCCGGGCTCCGCGCGCGCATCATGCGGGAGGCGAAGTTCGAATGGGGCGCGGCCATGCTGCCGTACTGGCCGGGCACGCCGCACGCGCCGCTCAACTCCATCATCGGCGGCGCGAGCTTCTGGGTGATGACCTCGCCCACCCGCAAGCCCGAGGAATACAAGGCGGTGGCGGAGTTCTTCCGCTACATCAGCCAGCCCGACGTGGTCGCCAAGTGGCACACCGACACCGGCTTCCTCCCTGTCACCATCGCGGGGTACGAGAAGACGAAGGCGTCGGGGTACTACCAGCAGAACCCCGGCACCGACGTGCCCTATCTCCAGCTCACGCGGACGCAGCCCACCGAGAACTCCCGCGGGCTCCGCCTGGGCAACATGCCGGAGATCCGCAACATCATCCAGGAAGAGCTGGAGAAGGCCTTCCAGGGCCAGCAGACCGCCCAGCAGGCGCTCGACAACGCCGTGCAGCGCGGGAACGTTGTGCTGCGGAACTTCGAGCGGGCGAATCGATCGTAAGCGCGTGAGGGCCTGGGGGTCACGCACCGCGCGCATGAGGATCGTGTGCAGCGGCGCGTGATCTTCGACAGCAAGATGCTGCCGTATCTCCTCCTCGCGCCGCAGCTCGCGATCACCCTCGTCTTCTTCTTCTGGCCCGCCGCCCAGGCCGTCTACTACTCGTTCTTCCTGCAGGATGCGTTCGGGCTGCGCCAGACCTTCGTGTGGTTCGAGAACTACAAGGTCGTGCTCACCGATCCGCTGTACCTCGCCTCCGCGGGGCGGACGGTGATCTTCAGCGCCTCTGTCACGTTTCTGTCCATGGCGAGCGCGCTCGCCCTTGCGGTCATGGCGGACCGCCGGATCCGCGGCGCCGCCGTGTACAAGACGCTACTGATGTGGCCCTACGCGGTGGCCCCCGCGGTCGCCGCGGTGCTCTGGCTCTTCGTCCTGCATCCGACCATTGGCATCCTCGGGCGCGCCCTTCGCGACTTCGGGATCCCGTGGGACTACAAGATCAACGGGCCCCAGGCGATGCTCCTGGTCATCGTGGCGGCGGCCTGGAAGCAGGTCAGCTACAACTTCCTCTTCTTCCTCGCCGGGCTCCAGGCCATCCAG
This region of Candidatus Methylomirabilota bacterium genomic DNA includes:
- the ugpA gene encoding sn-glycerol-3-phosphate ABC transporter permease UgpA, which codes for MQRRVIFDSKMLPYLLLAPQLAITLVFFFWPAAQAVYYSFFLQDAFGLRQTFVWFENYKVVLTDPLYLASAGRTVIFSASVTFLSMASALALAVMADRRIRGAAVYKTLLMWPYAVAPAVAAVLWLFVLHPTIGILGRALRDFGIPWDYKINGPQAMLLVIVAAAWKQVSYNFLFFLAGLQAIQKPVIEAAAIDGAGPSRRFWSIIFPLLSPTTFFLLVVNLVYAFFDTFGTIHALTAGGPGKATETLIYKVYVDGVVNLDLGGSSAQSVILLIVVMGLTAVQFRYIESRVHYG